One genomic region from Anopheles bellator chromosome 2, idAnoBellAS_SP24_06.2, whole genome shotgun sequence encodes:
- the LOC131209515 gene encoding protein CNPPD1, whose product MMIEFEHPNFTDSQVIDHEEFLARIKKTLYYGSAKVRCTKISRPLADYAADVFSETHRGHSLSRLNFATVGKLTVAPCSLILAMIYLDRLNATDPTFVRRVTPSELFIVSMMVSTKFYCGYDEDIYLSAWAESGNMTREQMKSLELEFLDAMNWKAYVSKHDFFAKLKSVEKVLAKRQGLTRGWLTYTELINFLPSFAMAKQLIHYTTVMALSYTASVMTIAGAFLLASNLQLPGNLLYRGSTSMSRVQLSGTSNSSLQSGLAEDLADGTSLTSETDTLEDCIMDGPITAPQMQAMNETLKDCENALSSGPRREQLNEKLHGTNKWRTDSYIPYRYPHIRFICDSTGSNTVVSQIDFLHPDEEPRRRQENAAAAPDVFAERTDQGSQNCSYDHFIPLMLDKGQWCPDSGDHEAAGGMYKHYRQTYDMFSSFLKFL is encoded by the exons atgatGATCGAATTTGAACATCCAAACTTCACCGACAGTCAG GTGATTGATCACGAAGAGTTTCTTGCCCGCATCAAGAAAACCCTTTACTATGGCTCTGCGAAGGTGCGGTGCACCAAAATCAGCCGGCCGCTGGCTGATTACGCTGCGGATGTGTTTTCCGAGACGCATCGAGGTCACTCGCTCAGTCGTTTAAACTTTGCGACCGTCGGCAAACTTACCGTGGCGCCGTGTTCCCTCATCTTGGCGATGATCTACCTTGATCGGTTGAACGCCACCGATCCGACCTTTGTTCGACGTGTAACGCCATCCGAATTATTTATAGTGTCGATG ATGGTGTCCACAAAATTCTACTGTGGCTACGACGAGGACATTTATTTAAGTGCCTGGGCAGAGTCGGGAAATATGACCCGCgaacaaatgaaatcattgGAGCTGGAATTCTTAGACGCTATG AACTGGAAGGCGTACGTATCGAAACATGATTTCTTCGCCAAACTGAAATCAGTAGAGAAAGTTCTAGCCAAGCGGCAAGGCCTAACGCGCGGCTGGTTGACGTACACAGAACTGATCAATTTCCTTCCATCTTTCGCCATGGCAAAGCAATTGATCCACTATACCACCGTAATGGCTCTAAGCTACACGGCTAGCGTGATGACCATTGCGGGAGCCTTCCTGTTAGCTAGCAATCTTCAACTACCTGGAAACCTGCTCTATCGAGGATCGACAAGCATGAGCCGAGTTCAACTTTCCGGCACTAGCAATAGCTCCCTTCAAAGCGGGCTGGCGGAAGACTTGGCAGACGGTACCAGTTTAACCAGTGAAACAGACACACTCGAAGACTGCATCATGGATGGACCCATAACTGCGCCGCAAATGCAGGCGATGAACGAAACCTTAAAAGACTGCGAGAATGCTCTATCTTCGGGACCCCGCCGGGAGCAGCTCAACGAAAAATTGCATGGTACAAACAAATGGCGAACCGATTCGTACATCCCGTATCGCTACCCCCATATTCGCTTTATTTGTGATTCCACCGGAAGTAACACGGTCGTGTCACAAATCGACTTTCTTCATCCTGATGAAGAGCCTCGCCGGCGTCAAGAGAATGCGGCCGCAGCACCCGATGTCTTCGCTGAACGAACCGATCAAGGATCTCAAAATTGTTCGTACGACCATTTCATTCCACTTATGCTCGACAAAGGTCAATGGTGTCCGGACAGCGGAGATCACGAGGCGGCCGGTGGCATGTATAAGCACTACAGGCAAACCTACGATATGTTCAGttcttttttaaaatttctgTAG
- the LOC131209920 gene encoding ATP-dependent Clp protease proteolytic subunit, mitochondrial, producing MLKIKSLVSIASSVRKLHTSKKTFLNLVPIVVEQTGRGERAYDIFSRLLKERIICLMGPIHDDLSSLIVAQLLFLQSENGTKPIHMYINSPGGSVTAGLAIYDTMQYVKPPVATWCVGQACSMGSLLLAAGAPGMRHSLPNARIMIHQPSGGAQGQATDIQIQAEEILKLKKQLTEIYGKHTKTSLDVLYSKMERDTFLSPEEAQTIGIIDTVLEHPPSSTEGTS from the exons ATGCTCAAAATAAAGTCTCTAGTTTCCATCGCCTCAAGTGTG CGCAAATTGCACACGAGTAAGAAAACATTCCTCAACCTGGTGCCAATCGTCGTGGAGCAGACTGGCCGAGGAGAACGGGCCTACGATATTTTCTCCCGGTTGCTGAAAGAACGAATTATTTGTCTAATGGGCCCGATTCATGACGATTTGAGCTCCCTGATTGTGGCGCAGCTACTGTTTCTGCAgtccgaaaacggaaccaaaccGATTCACATGTACATCAACTCCCCGGGCGGAAGTGTTACGGCTGGGCTGGCCATTTACGACACGATGCAGTACGTGAAACCACCGGTAGCGACGTGGTGCGTAGGTCAAGCGTGCTCGATGGGATCGCTGCTTCTGGCTGCCGGTGCTCCCGGCATGCGCCATTCGTTACCGAATGCGCGCATCATGATACATCAACCGTCCGGTGGCGCACAGGGGCAAGCGACTGACATCCAGATTCAGGCGGAGGAAATactaaaattgaagaaacagTTGACCGAAATCTACGGCAAACATACGAAAACGTCGCTGGACGTACTGTACTCAAAAATGGAGCGCGACACATTCCTCAGTCCGGAGGAGGCACAGACGATCGGCATCATAGACACTGTGTTAGAGCACCCGCCGTCGTCCACCGAGGGAACATCGTAA
- the LOC131207804 gene encoding uncharacterized protein LOC131207804, whose protein sequence is MAPSCLWSTLAILVIVNCVPASAVVRRNKELVVEKAKTCITNKTESFMLKFTAPLNFTSINNIVRFYGNFTITEEIRSPLEVTLIAYRCTTNLQNCQKYNALQITKICSFLADTNSFWSPFVQSVQPRLRCPIQPNTYFFKDSTFDLSFFTSFPLEGYTWQTTMKLLSTGYTPKREVFCFACQATLIRGRRN, encoded by the exons ATGGCACCTTCATGTTTGTGGTCTACTTTGGCCATTTTGGTGATTGTAAATTGCGTACCAGCTAGTGCCGTCGTAAGG CGCAACAAGGAACTGGTGGTCGAAAAGGCAAAAACTTGTatcacaaacaaaaccgagTCGTTTATGCTTAAATTTACGGCCCCGCTTAATTTCACCTCCATCAACAACATTGTGCGCTTTTATGGCAATTTTACCATCACCGAAGAAATTCGCTCCCCGCTGGAG GTCACGTTAATCGCCTACCGGTGTACGACCAATTTGCAGAACTGCCAAAAGTATAATGCGCTTCAAATTACTAAGATTTGCTCCTTCCTGGCCGACACCAACTCCTTCTGGTCGCCGTTTGTGCAGAGCGTGCAGCCCAGGCTCAGGTGTCCCATACAGCCC AACACATACTTTTTCAAAGACTCCACCTTCGATTTAAGCTTTTTCACGAGCTTCCCGTTGGAAGGGTACACCTGGCAGACAACGATGAAGCTTCTCTCGACGGGCTACACTCCCAAAAGGgaggtgttttgtttcgcgtgtCAAGCCACTCTGATCCGGGGCCGCCGGAACTAA